A region from the Triticum aestivum cultivar Chinese Spring chromosome 3D, IWGSC CS RefSeq v2.1, whole genome shotgun sequence genome encodes:
- the LOC123080994 gene encoding protein FIZZY-RELATED 3, producing the protein MAAAASGASAGAGAKPGRLNVPAGMAGSLRLDASSPASSSSSVARLLEIPKTPSPSKVTYSDRFIPCRTSSRLHNFALADRPSPGSGSRDDGSAYSRLLRAELFGGDASPGGDRQDSPGSNNLFRFKTDRSSAPSSPFAEKLDCAGGAGSPTPKKAPRKVPKTPHKVLDAPSLQDDFYLNLVDWSSQNMLAVGLGTCVYLWSASSSKVTKLCDLGPRDSVCAVHWTREGSYLAVGTSLGDVQIWDSSRCKRIRNMGGHQTRAGVLAWNSTILSSGSRDKNILQHDIRVPTDYISKFSGHRSEVCGLKWSHDDRELASGGNDNQLLVWNQRSQQPVLRLTEHTAAVKAITWSPHQHSLVASGGGTADRCIKFWNTANGNMLNSIDTGSQVCNLAWCKNVNELVSTHGYSQNQIMVWKYPSMSKVVTLTGHTLRVLYLATSPDGQTIVTGAGDETLRFWNIFPSMKAQAPARDAGLFSFSRSHIR; encoded by the exons atggcggcggcggcgtccggcgcgtCCGCGGGGGCGGGGGCCAAGCCGGGGCGGCTGAACGTGCCGGCGGGGATGGCGGGGTCGCTCCGCCTGGACGCCTCCtccccggcctcgtcctcctcctccgtggCGCGCCTGCTCGAGATCCCCAAGACGCCGTCGCCGTCCAAGGTCACCTACAGCGACCGCTTCATCCCCTGCCGGACCTCGTCGCGCCTCCACAACTTCGCGCTCGCCGACCGCCCCTCCCCCGGCTCCGGCTCCAGGGACGACGGCAGCGCCTACTCGCGCCTCCTCCGCGCCGAGCTCTTCGGGGGCGACGCCTCCCCCGGCGGCGACAGGCAGGACTCCCCCGGCTCCAACAACCTCTTCCGCTTCAAGACGGACCGCTCCTCCGCGCCCTCCTCCCCCTTCGCCGAGAAGCTGGACTGCGCCGGCGGCGCCGGCTCCCCCACCCCCAAGAAGGCGCCCCGCAAGGTCCCCAAGACACCCCACAAG GTGCTGGACGCGCCGTCCCTGCAGGACGACTTCTACCTGAACCTCGTCGACTGGTCCTCCCAGAACATGCTCGCCGTCGGCCTCGGCACCTGCGTCTACCTCTGGTCCGCATCCAGCAGCAAG GTCACCAAGCTGTGCGATCTGGGGCCGAGGGACAGCGTCTGCGCCGTGCACTGGACGCGCGAGGGCTCCTACCTCGCCGTCGGCACCAGCCTTGGAGACGTCCAG ATTTGGGATAGCTCTCGCTGTAAGCGGATTAGGAACATGGGAGGACACCAGACCCGGGCGGGGGTGCTAGCTTGGAACTCAACCATCTTGTCCTCCGGCAGCAGGGACAAGAACATATTGCAGCATGACATCCGTGTCCCCACTGACTACATCAGCAAATTTTCTGGCCACAGATCAGAG GTCTGTGGGCTGAAATGGTCGCATGACGACCGCGAGCTTGCGTCTGGTGGAAATGACAACCAGCTTCTAGTATGGAACCAGCGGTCGCAGCAGCCGGTGCTGCGACTGACAGAACATACCGCCGCGGTTAAAGCGATAACATGGTCACCCCACCAGCACAGCCTGGTGGCATCAGGAGGCGGGACGGCTGATAGGTGTATCAAGTTCTGGAACACTGCTAATGGAAATATGCTCAACTCAATTGACACAGGCAGCCAG GTTTGTAACCTTGCCTGGTGCAAGAATGTCAATGAGCTTGTGAGTACCCATGGGTACTCCCAGAACCAAATAATGGTGTGGAAGTATCCATCTATGTCAAAG GTTGTGACTCTTACCGGACACACGCTGCGTGTGCTTTACCTCGCAACGTCCCCCGATGGACAG ACAATAGTAACAGGAGCTGGCGACGAAACTCTTAGGTTCTGGAACATTTTCCCTTCAATGAAAGCGCAG GCTCCCGCTCGTGATGCTGGGCTCTTTTCTTTTTCGAGAAGCCACATCCGGTGA